One segment of Phycisphaerales bacterium DNA contains the following:
- a CDS encoding Bax inhibitor-1/YccA family protein — protein MITTTGNPAISRVEQYVGHGDWAEHVAAPRTMTYQGAITNTAILLGLTVGTATLLWSFAADFWLGLLAGGGILGLILALVIVFKPRLSPYLAPLYAIAEGAFLAGVSFMWVGFASNKQAAAADGGGGAMAQLDTTLIAQAAGLTFAIAAVMLALYATRIIRATPLVMRMIVVATGGVLLFFVAQILLGFLGVNLVRWDGGPLSIAISGVIVAVAAFNLIIDFKIVEDGVANKAPKWMEWYAGFALLVTIVWLYISILRLLAMLRGGE, from the coding sequence ATGATCACCACCACCGGCAACCCCGCCATCAGCAGGGTCGAGCAATACGTCGGCCACGGCGACTGGGCCGAGCACGTCGCCGCGCCCAGGACCATGACCTACCAGGGGGCCATCACCAATACGGCCATCCTGCTGGGGCTGACGGTCGGCACCGCCACACTGCTGTGGTCATTCGCGGCTGATTTCTGGCTGGGCCTGCTGGCCGGTGGCGGCATCCTGGGGCTCATTCTGGCCCTGGTGATCGTGTTCAAGCCCCGCCTGTCGCCCTACCTCGCTCCGCTCTACGCCATCGCCGAGGGCGCGTTCCTCGCGGGCGTATCGTTCATGTGGGTGGGCTTTGCCAGCAACAAGCAGGCGGCCGCGGCCGATGGCGGCGGTGGCGCGATGGCCCAACTGGACACCACGCTCATCGCACAGGCCGCCGGGCTGACCTTCGCCATCGCGGCGGTCATGTTGGCTCTCTACGCCACGCGGATCATCCGAGCCACGCCGCTGGTCATGCGCATGATCGTCGTCGCCACCGGCGGCGTGCTGCTCTTCTTCGTAGCCCAGATCCTGCTCGGCTTCCTGGGCGTCAACCTCGTTCGTTGGGACGGCGGCCCCCTGAGCATCGCCATCAGCGGCGTGATCGTCGCAGTCGCCGCCTTCAACCTCATCATCGACTTCAAGATCGTCGAAGACGGCGTGGCCAACAAAGCCCCCAAGTGGATGGAGTGGTACGCCGGCTTCGCCCTGCTGGTCACCATCGTCTGGCTCTACATCAGCATCCTCCGCCTGCTGGCCATGCTCCGCGGCGGGGAGTGA
- the purH gene encoding bifunctional phosphoribosylaminoimidazolecarboxamide formyltransferase/IMP cyclohydrolase yields the protein MATIEGTVRTVRRALISVSDKAGVADFARVLSRFGVELVSTGGTARTLREAGLDVRDVSDLTGFPEMLDGRVKTLHPGVHGGILGVEELPEHAKAMGEHGIEPIDLVCIDLYPFEKTIAREGVTLAEAVEQIDIGGPAMVRSAAKNHDRVAIVTSPAQYASVAADLEAHGGTTHALRATLAAAAFARTSEYDARIAAYLAGRDAPGAMPATLSLRMDRAGELRYGENPHQAAAVYRDASFRGPTVVGVEPLHGKALSYNNLADASAALELAIDLARTTVNVGATVMKHANPCGAASAADARTAVDLALLGDPVAAFGGIVACSQAIDLQAAERLSEKDLFLEVIVAPAFEDDALERLRTRWKTTRLLAVGDAGASDRAGVMVRTLPGGALAQEIDALRPDPASWTLAAGPKPSDETMSACAALVCISRALTSNAVAVGGRSGNGAALFGAGAGQMDRVTSCRLAVEKAGDRVRSCEGGGIAASDGFFPFSDGPAMLIDAGVKTIVQPGGSKRDGETIELCEREGVTLLMTGVRHFRH from the coding sequence GTGGCGACCATCGAAGGCACGGTCCGGACGGTGCGGCGGGCGCTCATCTCGGTGAGCGACAAGGCGGGCGTCGCGGACTTTGCGCGCGTCCTGAGTCGATTCGGCGTCGAGCTGGTTTCCACGGGCGGCACCGCCCGCACGCTCCGGGAGGCGGGGCTCGACGTGCGCGACGTCAGCGACCTCACCGGCTTTCCCGAGATGCTCGATGGGCGCGTGAAGACCCTGCACCCCGGCGTGCACGGCGGCATCCTGGGCGTCGAGGAACTACCCGAGCACGCCAAGGCCATGGGCGAGCACGGGATCGAGCCGATCGACCTGGTCTGCATCGACCTGTACCCCTTCGAGAAGACCATCGCCCGTGAGGGCGTCACGCTGGCCGAGGCGGTCGAGCAGATCGACATCGGCGGACCGGCGATGGTGCGCTCGGCCGCCAAGAACCACGATCGGGTGGCCATCGTGACCAGCCCGGCGCAGTACGCCTCGGTGGCTGCCGACCTGGAAGCCCACGGGGGCACGACGCACGCGCTGCGCGCAACGCTGGCCGCGGCGGCCTTTGCTCGCACGAGCGAATACGACGCCCGAATCGCCGCCTACCTGGCCGGCCGGGATGCGCCGGGCGCCATGCCCGCGACGCTCTCGCTCAGGATGGATCGGGCGGGTGAACTGCGCTACGGCGAGAACCCGCACCAGGCCGCCGCGGTGTATCGCGATGCGAGCTTCCGGGGGCCGACGGTGGTGGGAGTGGAGCCGCTGCACGGCAAGGCGCTCAGTTATAACAACCTGGCCGACGCGAGCGCGGCGCTGGAGCTGGCGATCGATCTCGCGCGCACCACGGTAAATGTCGGCGCGACGGTCATGAAGCACGCCAACCCGTGCGGGGCCGCCAGCGCCGCCGATGCGCGCACGGCGGTGGACCTGGCGCTGCTGGGCGATCCGGTGGCGGCGTTTGGGGGCATCGTGGCCTGTTCGCAGGCGATCGATCTCCAAGCGGCCGAGCGGCTGAGCGAGAAGGACCTGTTCCTGGAGGTCATCGTCGCGCCCGCGTTCGAGGACGATGCGCTCGAGCGGCTGCGGACGCGGTGGAAGACCACGCGCCTGCTGGCCGTCGGCGATGCCGGCGCCAGCGATCGGGCGGGCGTGATGGTGCGGACGCTGCCCGGCGGAGCACTGGCCCAGGAGATCGACGCGCTGCGGCCCGACCCGGCGTCGTGGACGCTCGCGGCGGGGCCTAAGCCCAGCGACGAGACCATGTCGGCGTGTGCCGCGCTGGTTTGCATCAGCCGGGCGCTGACGAGCAACGCCGTGGCGGTGGGGGGCAGGAGCGGAAACGGCGCGGCGCTCTTTGGCGCGGGCGCGGGGCAGATGGACCGGGTGACCAGTTGCCGCCTGGCGGTCGAGAAGGCCGGCGACCGCGTGCGATCGTGCGAGGGCGGCGGCATCGCGGCGAGCGACGGCTTCTTCCCCTTCAGCGACGGGCCGGCGATGCTCATCGACGCGGGCGTGAAGACCATCGTCCAGCCCGGCGGCTCGAAGCGCGACGGCGAGACGATCGAGTTGTGCGAGCGCGAGGGCGTCACGCTGCTGATGACCGGTGTGCGCCACTTCCGGCACTAG
- a CDS encoding HNH endonuclease codes for MRPSRPNPKPNGDAAHASRGGGSRSRSSKSHARHPHPHPHSTEIRAIRACSLDVPVLLLNKHYAALRIITARRAFTLLCKELAEVVHVEGEPTEATFSNYDFAQWVEVSALQHEMEPAAHDWVRTVRLSIAVPRVIRLLGYDRLPRVQVRLSRRTIFERDGHQCQYCKRYFRGGDLSVDHVLPRARGGGDSWENLVAACIRCNAAKGDRTPSEAGMPLARAPKRPTPDSILHGWGEGGSGGKARGVRSDPRFAAWRMFLPQSK; via the coding sequence ATGCGTCCTTCCAGACCCAATCCGAAGCCGAACGGCGACGCGGCACACGCGTCCCGGGGGGGCGGCTCTCGCTCCAGATCGAGCAAGTCGCACGCCCGCCACCCGCACCCCCACCCGCATTCGACCGAGATCCGGGCCATCCGGGCGTGCTCGCTGGACGTGCCGGTGCTGCTGCTGAACAAGCACTACGCCGCGTTGCGGATCATCACCGCGAGGCGGGCCTTTACGCTGCTGTGCAAGGAACTGGCCGAGGTCGTCCATGTCGAGGGAGAACCGACCGAAGCCACCTTCAGCAACTACGACTTTGCGCAATGGGTCGAGGTCTCGGCCCTGCAGCACGAGATGGAGCCGGCCGCCCACGACTGGGTGCGCACGGTGCGGCTGTCGATCGCCGTGCCGCGCGTGATCCGGCTACTCGGATACGACCGCCTGCCGCGCGTGCAGGTTCGGCTGAGCCGGCGGACGATCTTCGAGCGCGATGGGCACCAGTGCCAGTACTGCAAGCGGTACTTCCGCGGGGGCGACCTGTCTGTCGACCACGTGCTGCCGCGGGCGCGCGGGGGCGGCGATAGCTGGGAGAACCTGGTGGCCGCGTGCATCCGCTGCAACGCCGCCAAGGGCGACCGCACGCCCAGCGAGGCGGGCATGCCCCTGGCGCGTGCGCCAAAGCGGCCAACGCCCGACTCGATCCTGCACGGCTGGGGCGAGGGCGGTTCGGGCGGCAAGGCCCGGGGCGTGCGCAGCGACCCACGCTTCGCGGCGTGGCGGATGTTCCTGCCGCAGTCGAAGTAG
- a CDS encoding PQQ-binding-like beta-propeller repeat protein, protein MRTSIDTRGPRPDRRARRLLGRSAAGLALVSLVLGGCASSSEIGPPISTTQQEASASYDSGSLRSIGYSRGWRAYPIVTRNQSVERVRAYDDIVLVLEGGSTLSCIDAQDGASRWSTQLESPVTPFLGIERQGNLIYVNSSSELYVLDALSGELRARQRLPLVVTTGPTRHEGQLLFGCADGQVFSYVPTQQIKLWGNQLDHPVEMDAVMVDGIAAFVSTEGDVLFIDPARGTAMMRAGGGQRFNALFDGPGAMPAAAPGMLLVPSEDQSLWAFTPASSRNLWRVPTQGPITSRPVVYGDHVFIDLPEVGFSAVSLGTGEVRWSLKDVGGQLVSVRDKLLVVFDAENQELTQIDGATGDVFGSVPVGGVSRVETATLEDAPIYLITERGLVARFNPDA, encoded by the coding sequence ATGCGTACTTCCATTGATACACGTGGCCCCCGTCCCGATCGCCGAGCCCGCCGGTTGCTGGGCCGTTCGGCGGCCGGGCTGGCCCTGGTCTCGCTGGTCCTCGGTGGATGCGCCAGCTCGTCGGAAATCGGTCCGCCGATCTCGACCACCCAGCAGGAAGCATCGGCCAGCTACGACAGCGGCTCGTTGCGGTCGATTGGTTACAGCCGAGGCTGGCGGGCATACCCCATCGTGACCCGCAACCAATCGGTCGAGCGTGTGCGGGCGTACGACGATATCGTGCTGGTGCTGGAAGGGGGTTCGACGCTCAGTTGCATCGACGCCCAGGACGGCGCCTCTCGGTGGAGCACGCAGCTGGAGAGCCCGGTCACGCCCTTCCTGGGCATCGAGCGGCAGGGCAACCTGATCTACGTGAATTCGTCGTCGGAGCTCTATGTCCTCGACGCATTGAGCGGAGAGCTGCGGGCCCGCCAGCGACTGCCGCTCGTGGTCACTACGGGCCCAACGCGCCATGAAGGCCAGCTGCTCTTCGGTTGCGCGGACGGCCAGGTGTTCAGCTATGTGCCCACGCAGCAGATCAAGCTGTGGGGCAACCAGCTCGACCATCCGGTCGAGATGGACGCGGTCATGGTCGATGGCATCGCGGCCTTCGTGAGCACCGAGGGCGACGTGCTGTTCATCGACCCTGCGCGCGGCACGGCGATGATGCGTGCGGGCGGCGGCCAGCGTTTCAACGCGCTGTTCGACGGACCCGGCGCCATGCCCGCCGCGGCGCCCGGCATGCTCCTGGTGCCCAGCGAGGATCAATCGCTGTGGGCGTTCACGCCCGCCAGTAGCCGCAACCTGTGGCGCGTACCCACGCAGGGGCCGATCACCAGCCGCCCGGTGGTCTACGGCGACCACGTGTTCATCGATCTGCCCGAAGTGGGCTTCAGCGCCGTGAGCCTGGGCACCGGCGAGGTCCGCTGGTCGCTCAAGGACGTGGGTGGACAACTCGTGTCGGTCCGCGACAAGTTGCTGGTCGTCTTCGATGCCGAGAACCAGGAGCTGACCCAGATCGATGGCGCCACGGGCGACGTCTTCGGCAGCGTGCCGGTGGGCGGGGTGAGCCGTGTGGAGACGGCCACGCTCGAGGACGCCCCTATCTACCTCATCACCGAGCGCGGCCTGGTCGCTCGCTTCAACCCCGACGCGTAA